The Chitinophaga parva genomic sequence TGAGGGATGTGCGGCCAAAGTGCGTGGCTTTGATGCCCAGCTCTATAATATCGCCCTGGAGGGCGCTGCTGATGAAATTGATCTCAGACATGTACTTGGTCACACAACGGGTGGTGCCCAGCTGGATGATGGAATAAATAGCAGCTTCCTCATCGATCCAGCGCAGCAGGCTGCCGCCAAATAAAGTACCATGGGCGTTCAGGTCTTCCGGCTTCACCCACTTGCGTGTATAGAAATTCATCTGGTAGAAATTGTTTTTCCGGCCGCAAAGATCGCTAATTGGTCAGACTTTTGTACAGGTTTTCCCAAACCTGCAGCGTATGAGCCTGGCTAAATACAAGGAGAAACGTAGTTTCGACCAGACACCGGAGCCTACCGGCGGCAAAAACAAGGGCAATGCCCTTATCTTCGTGGTGCAAAAACATGCCGCCAGCCGTCTCCACTATGATTTCCGCCTGGAAATGGGCGGTGTGCTGAAGAGCTGGGCCGTACCAAAAGGCCCGTCCCTGGACCCATCGCAGAAAAGACTGGCCATGATGGTAGAAGACCATCCGTTTGATTATAAAGACTTTGAAGGCATTATTCCGCAAGGCAATTATGGCGGTGGCACCGTGATCGTGTGGGACCAGGGCACCTTTGAGCCACTGGAACCAGTGAAAGGTGGCAAGGCTGCCCAGGAAAAGCGCCTGCTGCAGGAACTGGAGCAGGGCTCCCTGAAAGTGGTCTTGCATGGCAGAAAACTAAACGGGGAATTTGCCCTTGTACACACCAGGACCGGGGAAGAAAATGCATGGTTGCTCATCAAGCACCGGGATAAATATGCCACAACGGACGATGTAACGGCATTGGATAAATCCGTACTTTCCAAAAAAACAATAGCACAAGTGGCCGCTTCTACTAAAAATATTTATGGGCACAAGCACACGGCAAAGGACAATGAAGCAGCGCTGGCTGCCCTTGAACGTAAAGGTTTGCTGAAGAAGACCACCACAAAGCGTGGTGCCAAAGAAACTGCTGCAAAAAAAGCAGCTGCTGAAACCTCTGCAAAGAAAACGGTAGCGGATAAAGCAGCCTCCAAAACGCCTGTAAAAAAAGTGACTGCAAAAAAAGCAGCGGCCAAAGTACCCACCCCAAAAGCCGCCGCCGCCAAAAACGGGGCTCCAACAACGGTGAAAAGATCAGCCACGACCCAAATTAAAAAGGCCACCAGCACTACCAGCGCAGATAAGCCGGTAAAGGCCGTAAAAAAAAAGTTTGATCTGAGTGATGCGCCAAAGCGGCCTTTCCCATCATCCTTCTCGCCCATGCTGGCCACACTGGTGGATGCACCTTTTGATGATCCGGGCTGGCGCTACGAGATCAAGTGGGATGGTTATCGGGCGGTAGCCCTCCTGAATAAAAAGAACGTGGAGCTTGTCTCCCGCAATAATAAATCTTTCAATGATAAGTTTTATCCCATCTACGATGCCGTGAAGGCCTGGGGCATCCACGCCGTGGTGGATGGCGAAATAGCTGTGCTCAATGACAAAGGTGTTTCTACCTTTGGTGCGCTGCAAAACTGGCGCAGTGAAGCGGATGGTGACCTGGTCTACTATGTCTTTGACCTGCTTTGGCTGGACGGTCATGATCTCACTGGCCTTCCCCTCACGCGCCGGCGGGAACTGCTGGAACAGGTAGTACCCAAAGAAGGCCCCATCCGCCTCAGTGAAAATTTTGATACTTCTGCCACGGAATTCCTGGCGGCCGCCACTAAAATGGGCCTGGAAGGAATCATCGCCAAAAAGGCGGACAGTACTTACACACCAGGCGACAGGAGCCGCTCCTGGTTAAAGATCAAGGTGAATAAAAGACAGGAGGTAGTGATAGGTGGCTTTACGGTGAATGATGGCACCAGCAAGGCTTTCAGCGCATTGCTGGTGGGCGTGTATGAAGGCGCAAGGCTGCACTACATTGGCAAAATAGGCACCGGCTTCAATGATAAAACGCAGCAATCCATGATGGCGCTGTTTAAACCACTCATCGTGAATAAGCCCCCGTTTAAAGCAGAGCCGGACGTGAATAAGCCATCCCGTTTCCGCCCGCATCCGCCCCATGCGAAGGCCTTCTGGCTAAAACCGGAACTGGTGTGTGAGGTAAGTTATGCAGAAATGACCAGCGATGGCATTATGCGCCATCCTTCTTTTGAAGGGATGCGCGAGGATAAAAAAGCAAAGGACGTAACCCGTGAAGTGGCTGCGCACACGGAAGAAGTAGTGGCGGCAGCAAAGCCCAAACGTGGCGCTAAACCCGCTTCCGGCAAGCGTTCTGCCACAACAGAGAAAACACCCGCCAGTCTTTTACACAAATCCCCCGGCAACATGCGTAAAACGTTATTGAATCCATCGGAAGAGCAACAGGTGCGTAAGGTGAATGGCAATGAACTTACTTTCACCCACCTCAGTAAAGAATACTGGCCGGGTGAAGGAGTGACCAAGCGTGATATGCTCAATTATTACTACCAGGTGGCGCCTTTCATTGTACCTTACCTGAAAGACCGGCCCCAGTCGCTCAACCGCTTCCCGAACGGCATTAAAGGCCACAGCTTTTACCAGAAAGATGTAACCGGCAAGGCCCCGGACTGGATCATCCAATACCCTTATCACACCGGTGAGGGAGAGGATAAGAACTTCATGGTAGTGGAAGATGAGGCCAGCCTGTTGTATATGGCCAACCTGGGCGCCATTGAAATGAACCCATGGAACAGTACCATTAAAAAACCGGAATACCCCACCTGGTGCATCATTGACCTGGATCCATCAGACAAGAGCACCTTTGAGCAGGTGATTGAAACGGCGCAGATGACCAAACAGGTATTGGATGAGCTGAAAGTACCGGGTTATCCCAAAACATCCGGCTCCACCGGGATGCATATCTACATTCCGCTGGGTGCCAAATA encodes the following:
- a CDS encoding acyl-CoA thioesterase, which translates into the protein MNFYTRKWVKPEDLNAHGTLFGGSLLRWIDEEAAIYSIIQLGTTRCVTKYMSEINFISSALQGDIIELGIKATHFGRTSLTLMCEVRNKITRKSILTIDKMVFVSVDESGKPWPHGKTEITYTDERLRERE
- the ligD gene encoding DNA ligase D, whose translation is MSLAKYKEKRSFDQTPEPTGGKNKGNALIFVVQKHAASRLHYDFRLEMGGVLKSWAVPKGPSLDPSQKRLAMMVEDHPFDYKDFEGIIPQGNYGGGTVIVWDQGTFEPLEPVKGGKAAQEKRLLQELEQGSLKVVLHGRKLNGEFALVHTRTGEENAWLLIKHRDKYATTDDVTALDKSVLSKKTIAQVAASTKNIYGHKHTAKDNEAALAALERKGLLKKTTTKRGAKETAAKKAAAETSAKKTVADKAASKTPVKKVTAKKAAAKVPTPKAAAAKNGAPTTVKRSATTQIKKATSTTSADKPVKAVKKKFDLSDAPKRPFPSSFSPMLATLVDAPFDDPGWRYEIKWDGYRAVALLNKKNVELVSRNNKSFNDKFYPIYDAVKAWGIHAVVDGEIAVLNDKGVSTFGALQNWRSEADGDLVYYVFDLLWLDGHDLTGLPLTRRRELLEQVVPKEGPIRLSENFDTSATEFLAAATKMGLEGIIAKKADSTYTPGDRSRSWLKIKVNKRQEVVIGGFTVNDGTSKAFSALLVGVYEGARLHYIGKIGTGFNDKTQQSMMALFKPLIVNKPPFKAEPDVNKPSRFRPHPPHAKAFWLKPELVCEVSYAEMTSDGIMRHPSFEGMREDKKAKDVTREVAAHTEEVVAAAKPKRGAKPASGKRSATTEKTPASLLHKSPGNMRKTLLNPSEEQQVRKVNGNELTFTHLSKEYWPGEGVTKRDMLNYYYQVAPFIVPYLKDRPQSLNRFPNGIKGHSFYQKDVTGKAPDWIIQYPYHTGEGEDKNFMVVEDEASLLYMANLGAIEMNPWNSTIKKPEYPTWCIIDLDPSDKSTFEQVIETAQMTKQVLDELKVPGYPKTSGSTGMHIYIPLGAKYTYDECQLFARFIASQVQQQLPGFTSIERMVDKRKGKLYVDFLQNRNQATLAAPYSLRPKPGATVSMPLHWDEVKKGLKMKDFTIHNALERIQSEGDIFKPVLGKGVDIAKVLKNLEQE